The DNA sequence GGGGTTCCCACAAATTAGTGTAGTCCACCTTGCTTGGTACTGTATCATGGAAGTGTTTCCGGTCGCTTTCTTTTTTCCATACTCTTTTGCCACTCTTCTCCTCGTATAAAAAGGACTTGAACTCTTTCAACATGTTGCACCGACAATAGCTTAGTCAACCAAACATGCAGTTTCAAGTAGAAGAACTCAGGAGAGGGACTTGGCTTGATGAGGAAGATGAACGACTCACCACCTTTGTAAACCTTATGGGGGAGCGAAGATGGGATGATTTAGCAAAAGCATCAGGTAAATGATCCATCAATTATTCAATATTCCCATAAATCAACAtgcatatgtatttatatataaaattttgtcatAGCGGGCTTACACATCCATGGTGCTGTGAGCGTGCATGTCCTATTACCATAATATAGACTAAGAAGCTCTATGCATAATTGCAGGTCTAAGAAGGAGTGGTAAGAGCTGTAGGTTGCGATGGTTAAACTATCTTCGTCCCAATCTTAAGCATGGAAATATAAGTGTTGAAGAAGAGAATATCATCCATCAGCTTCATGAGCGTTGGGGTAACAAGTAAGACTATTTCTCTCACCACCTTCACATTCCAATGCCTACCTACCGCGCTTGTGCTTTAGTGCGCTTGATCCACCAGCTGTTTCATGataaaattagaataattaCAGATATGTATTATCTAAGTGGAAAGTTGAGTGaactttttatttgttgttggttgtaggtGGTCGAAGATTGCTCGGAGATTGCCTGGAAGAACTGATAATGAAATAAAGAACTACTGGAGAAGTCATTTAagaaagaaaacacaaattCAACAAGGTGCCGGACTACTTGGTCATGATCATCTTAATTctgcttcaaaaaataattgTGATTTTTGGCTTTGCCTAGTTTTGGTTCCTCATGATAATTTACTAACAATGCTTCTTCCCTGATCTGCAGATAACACTCACAACCAGTTAGAGGATGCCAAAGAagatttattattgtttcaaaATGCTGATCATACGAGTGCTCAAAGATCATATAACTATGAGAATTACCATGGTTGGTCAGTTGAAGACTCAGGAGGAACCGAATGTAATTCCATTGATGCTTTTGAGTTTTCATTGGCAAGTTCACCATATGCAACCAGAATGTCAGATTGGATATCTGACCTGTCAAATGATCAGAGCCAAATAAACTATCAGGATGAGTGCAATAGCATAGACTCAAGTTTCTGTTTTCTGGACTGGACTCCGGATGATGGTCTTATATGGGATTGCTCAGCTGGTTCCCTCTGggatatgaattaattaataaagacATGATTATGATGACATTTTGAAATGTAAATGTAAAGAACCTTCTAACTGTAAAAATGGCATGTTTTGCACCACGAAATGCAAATCACTAGTTGAAACTGAAAAAATATGCTTGGCCAGACACTTGCTTTTAGAACATATTAGCCAATTCTAGTTTCTGATCTcttcttctcttcctttctcCTACCACCCTCCTTgaactttataaatatatttatttatttacctatgtATTGGCTTTTACACTTAGTAATTGTAAGAGTATGAAATATGAATGCATATGCTACCACGCTTTGCTTTTTGATGCTTTACATAATAGATAAACACATAATGAACTGTCAAATCGCTAGATATTGAAATGAGGTTGTAAAACAAAAGTTATGGCGCAAATTCAGCTAGATTGTCTGATGcaattcacacacacacacacacacacatatattatatatatgcaaacaAAATGGAGATGGGTTAATTTTACCAACAATATCACATTGCTCATCAAATTGAATATGTATATAAGATTGTCTAAAATGTTAATTGTTGTGATGAGTAACCATGCAATATGCTTTTTTGACGATCTTTTAAGCTTTTCATTTAATACAAGTAGCCAAATTAGGGTCATCAATTACTATTCATAGATAGATTGTATATTGATATAGCAAGTACTCTAAAGCGCAAAGAAGAATATTTTTCTGTGGAACTGAATTTGACCTAAATGCTTAAGTCATTAAATCTTGGACTGATGTTGTACAGGGCAatattatggaaattaattcaaattgagAAACCGACACGTTgtattgttttaatttgtttcctttgtaaatggaaataattaataatatcagGTATATGTAGACATTAGACTAGACGAATtggataatatatatgcatcttgTAATCTTGATGGAGAAAGAGAGTTGGTCAGACCAAATAGAGATATGAAGAAGATAATATTATCCAAATGAACAACTAAATTATGGAAAGTGGCGTACATGAACTGAACAAAGTCTAAGTTGTAGACATTgcgcttttaaaaaaaaaaaaaaacagaaagaaagaaaagaaaatgaaaaaaaaaaaaagaaaagaaaagaaaaggattaCACTctgtttctttccttttttattaatttgagaGGCTGCATTTGCCATCCAAACCTACCAAGCTATACGTCACGTTTTGTCTACATATCTACCAAGACATTCATCAAAGATTCAAGTCGGTAGATATAGCTAGCTTGCTTGGACTGAATGGACAAacttagatatttaaaaaatggcCGAGAACTATATACACATGGAACTACATAATTTTAGTTTCTATAATTTGTAGCTACCCATCAGTCATCATTAACAAGTTGTTCAAAGAGCAAGATCTCTGAGGCGTTTATAATCTACAGCCACCATGTAAGGTTTATTGATGTGCTATTGTTTTTGTATCTTAAGCTAGgtgacctttttatttttttggtaatattaagCGAGGTGACCTTGTTGGCTTGCCAGAACAATATTCTCTTTGGTTTGtatgaattaattaacaattaataGCCATTATACCCAGAACCCAAAAAGCAAAAGAATTAATATTTCATTCACACTTTATCTTGGGATATAGTTATAAACCCAAAAGCAAAGAGCAAATTTGTTTCTAATGAAGTTCTGTTGAATATGGAAAAATTAGTTGGCAGAATTTTATCCTGCAGGGGTTTATTAAAGTCTTTGTCAAGTGTTAAGCTGATGAACATGTAGATAAACccaaataatcataaattatttatgataataagGTGGATGTCAGGTTTAATTTGGGGTAATAACAAGCATGACAGAGACAACAAAAAGAAGCAGAGACTAAAAGTAAACGAAGGGGACAGTGGGATGCTCCTCCCCGACATATCA is a window from the Ziziphus jujuba cultivar Dongzao chromosome 11, ASM3175591v1 genome containing:
- the LOC107431922 gene encoding transcription factor MYB27 isoform X1, with product MQFQVEELRRGTWLDEEDERLTTFVNLMGERRWDDLAKASGLRRSGKSCRLRWLNYLRPNLKHGNISVEEENIIHQLHERWGNKWSKIARRLPGRTDNEIKNYWRSHLRKKTQIQQGAGLLDNTHNQLEDAKEDLLLFQNADHTSAQRSYNYENYHGWSVEDSGGTECNSIDAFEFSLASSPYATRMSDWISDLSNDQSQINYQDECNSIDSSFCFLDWTPDDGLIWDCSAGSLWDMN
- the LOC107431922 gene encoding transcription factor MYB27 isoform X2, translated to MQFQVEELRRGTWLDEEDERLTTFVNLMGERRWDDLAKASGLRRSGKSCRLRWLNYLRPNLKHGNISVEEENIIHQLHERWGNKWSKIARRLPGRTDNEIKNYWRSHLRKKTQIQQDNTHNQLEDAKEDLLLFQNADHTSAQRSYNYENYHGWSVEDSGGTECNSIDAFEFSLASSPYATRMSDWISDLSNDQSQINYQDECNSIDSSFCFLDWTPDDGLIWDCSAGSLWDMN